AAAACTAAAGGTTTGTTTTGGCTTTTCAAAGCTTTGTAAGCAAAGAAGAAATAAAACATTTGCGGTAACCAGCGCGCAATATTGATCGAGTTTGCCGAAGTCAGGTTTTTGTGCGCTAAAGTTTCATCTAAAAACGCTTTTTTTACCATATCCTGACAATCGTCAAAAACACCGTCAACTTCAAGCGCTTTAATGTTTTGCCCTAAAGTCGTCAATTGTTTTTCCTGAATATCGCTCACTTTTCCTGACGGATATAAAATGACAACATCAACGCCGTCAACGCCAAGAAATCCGCTGGCAACGGCTCCGCCTGTATCTCCAGAAGTCGCTACTAAAACGGTGTTTTTAGCATCTTTTTTATCTTTATTGAAATAGCCCAAACAACGAGACATAAAACGTGCTCCAACGTCTTTAAAAGCCATTGTCGGCCCATGAAATAATTCTAACGAATAGATTCCGTCTTCGACTTTCACAACAGGAAAATCAAAAACTAAAGTTTCGGCAATAATTTCTTTTAGTTTTTCAGCAGGTATTTCATCGCCTACGAATTGTTTAATCGCTTCAAAAGCAATTTCTTCGTGGCTTAAACTTTCAATTTTATCAAAAAATGAAGGGTCTAAAGACGTGATGCTTTCTGGGAAATATAATCCTTTATCACTCGCTAATCCTTGTATAACAGCTTCTTGAAAAGAAACTTTTGGGGCATTGTGGTTTAAACTGTAGTATTTCATTTTTTTTTATTGCTTTAGGCTTTAGATTTTAGATTTTTGGAAGGAAATTCCAAATTTTTAAATTCCAAATTCCAATAATTTATATTTTCAATTATGTTTTGCTTTTGTCAGGTTGAGCGAAGTCGAAGCCCCGCAAAGTGTAGACATAAAGTTTGTCATTTCGACTGAAAGGAGAAATCGCACTCGAAACTCCGAATTGAAATTCGCCAATCTTTGTCGACAAACTAGTGCGATTTCTCGTTCCTCGAAATGACAAACTGGACGGTTATGCTTTGTGTTTATACTTTGCGTTGGCTTCGACTTCGCTCAGCCTGACAAACGCTACGTATTTATTTTTAATTCTAAATTTTTAATTTTTAATTGAATTAAAGAATTCTTACTCCATCAGGGTTTATTTTCGAAACATGAATTTCATATGGTAAACTCATTTTTTCGTACACTTCGCTCATGGCTTTTGCGATTTGGTCTGCGGTTTCTTTTCCTCTGCTTAATGCGAAAATTGATGGGCCAGAACCAGAAATTCCAGAACCTAAAGCGCCGTTTTCGTAAGCCGTTTGTTTGATTAAATCGAAACCTGGAATTAAAACACTTCTTAGAGGCTCAACGATTTCGTCATGAAGCGATCTTCCGATCAAATCGTAATCTTTAGTGTAAAGACCTGCAACCAATCCGCCTACATTTCCCCATTGCATAATGGCGCTTTTTAGGGAAACATTTTGTTTTAAAACCGAACGTGCATCAGACGTTTTCAATTCAATCTGCGGGTGAACCACCGTTGCGTACAATTCCTCTGGACTGTCAATTCTGATAATATCAAGCGGCGCATAACTTCTTACCAAAGTAAATCCGCCTAAAAGGGCAGGAGCAACGTTGTCGGCATGCGCGTTTCCGCTGGCTAATTTTTCGCCCTGCATCGCAAACTGAACCAAATCTTTACGAGAATAAGGTCTTCCTAATAATTCATTAATTCCGAAAACCGCTCCAGCAGAACTTGCAGCGCTGCTTCCGATTCCGCTTCCGGCTTTGATATTTTTGTAAATTTCAATTTCAAATCCGAAATCTAGTTCGTCTAAAGTTTCAAGCATGGCTAAAGCTGCAACTCCAGAAACGTTTTTCTCGGTTTCCAAAGGCAGATCGGCACCCACAATTTTTGTGATTCGAACTCCTTTTTGATCTACTTTTCGAACAATCATTTCATCGCCCGCATTGTCTAAGCAAAGTCCAAGTACGTCAAATCCGCATGAGAGGTTTGCGATAGTTGCTGGGCAAAATAGTTTTATTTCTTTCATTTTTGGTTGGTTTTGCCACGAAGGCACAAAGTCACAAAGTTTTTATTTTTTTTTTGCCACGAAGGCACTAAGTTTTTTTATTATTAAGAATTTAAGTTTCTGAGCTTAAAAAACTTAAAAACTTAGCGCCTTTGCGTCTTAGCGGCTAATAAATATTACACATTCCCGATACGGATTACGTCAGCAAAAATTCCTGATGCTGTAACTGCTGCTCCAGCTCCGGCTCCTTTTATCAATAAAGGCTGATCTACGTAACGATCGGTGTAGAAAAGAACAATATTATCTTTTCCTTCCAAATTGTAGAAAGGATGATCTTTTGGGATAAATTGCAGGCCAACGCTTGCTTTTCCGTTTTCGAATTGCGCTACATATTTCAATCTTGAATCTTTCGCTAGAGCTTCATTATAAATACCTTCAAAATGAGCAGCGTGTTTGATTAACGATGCAAAGAAATCCTCGTTGTTTGTTGTTGCTAAACATTCTGCTGGCAAAAACGATTCGTTTGCAATGGCGTCAATATCCATTTCGTAACCGCTTTCGCGAATCAGAATCAGGATTTTACGCGCTACGTCGATTCCGCTTAAGTCAATTTTTGGATCTGGCTCTGTGAAACCTTGAACTCCTGCTTCTTTTACCACATCGTGGAAAGAATTGTCTTTGTCGAAATTGTTGAAAATGAAGTTCAAACTTCCCGATAAAACCGCCTGAATTTTATGCACTTTATCGCCAGAAGCAATTAAGTTTTTTACGGTGTCTATAATTGGCAATCCCGCACCAACATTCGTTTCAAACAAAAACGGAGCGTTGTACTGGCGTGATAAGCTTTTTAGTTTTTTATAATTGTCGTAAGCCGAAGAACAAGCAATTTTGTTGCAAGTTACAACCGCAATACTTTCTTTTAAGAATTTCTCGTAGGCTTCAGAAACCGTTGCATTTGCTGTAATATCCACAAAAATACTGTTACGTAAATTCAGTTCTTTTGCACGTTTGATGAATGCTTCGATGTCTGCAGTTTCGCCTTCAGCTAAAGCCGAATCCCAATTTTTTAATGAAATTCCGTCTTCATCAAAAATCATTTTTCTTGAATTTGATAAAGCAATTACGCGAACATTGATCTTTAAATTATCTTTTAAAAATTTTCTTTGATTGTGAATCTGCTCGATGAATTTTTCTCCCACATTTCCAACTCCCATTACAAATAGGTTCAGCTGTTTGGTGTTTTCTTCGAAGAAGTTTTCGTGAAGTGTATTCAATGCCTTTTTAACGTCTCTTTCGTTAATTACAGTCGAGATATTTCTTTCAGAAGCACCTTGCGCAATCGCACGAATGTTTACATTGTTTTTTCCTAAAGTGCTGAACATTCTTCCGCTCAATCCTTGGTGATTTTTCATGTTTTCGCCCACCAAAGCAATAATGCAAAGATCTTTTTCTACGTAACAAGGATCGATTTTGTTTTGTGAAATTTCGATTTCAAAAGCGCTGTTAATCGCAATTTCAGCATTATCAGCATCCGAATTTAAAATTCCGATACAAATAGAGTGCTCAGAAGAAGCCTGAGTAATAAAAATGACGTTGATTTTTTCCTGAGACAATACTTCAAACAAACGTCTTGACGAACCCGCAACTCCAATCATTCCCGGACCTTCAAGAGTTAGAAGCGAAATATGATCTATATGGCTAATTCCTTTTACAACAGTATCTTTTGATGAAACCTGACTCGAAATAAAAGTTCCCTCGGCTTCTGGCTCAAAAGTATTTTTGATTAAAATTGGAATATTTTTTCTTAAAACCGGTTGAATTGTTGGAGGATACAACACTTTTGCACCAAAATGCGATAATTCCATCGCTTCCTGATACGAAATGTTTGCAATTGGCTGTGCTTGTTTTACAATTTTTGGATTTGCAGTAAACATTCCGTTTACGTCAGTCCATATTTCCAGTTGTTCTGCATCGATTGCTCCAGCGATAATGGCTGCAGTATAATCAGATCCTCCGCGCCCTAGAGTCGAAGTGATTCCGTCTAAAGTCTGCGCAATAAATCCTGGAAGGATATTTATTTTGGATTTATTCGAAGCGAAATAATCTTTTATTAACTGATTTGAAACTTCGAAATTAACTGCTGCTTTTCCGAAATTATTATCTGTTTTTATTAACTCGCGGCTGTCTTTGTAAACAGCATCTTTTTCAGTTTGCTGAAATGCCTGAGCAATGATAAAAGAAGAAAGCAATTCACCAAAACTTAAAATAGTATCGGCAGTTCTTGGAGATAATTCGCCAAGCAAGAAACATCCGTCCAATAAAGTTTCTAAATGGTTGATGATTCTTTTTACATGGCTTAAAAGACTGCTCTGTTCGCTTACCGGAATCAGTTCTTTTAGCGTGTCAAGGTGTTTTTTCTCGATTTCGGCAACAACCTCTCTAAAGCTTTCGTCGTTTGCCGCTGCTTTTGCTGCCGCCAATTGCAGTAAATCTGTCACTTTGCTTAGGGCAGAAACTACAACAACTAATTGGTCTTGTTTTGCTTTTTGGTTAACAATTTCGAGAACGAGTTTTATATTTTGAGCATTGGCAACCGAAGTTCCGCCAAATTTTAATACTTTCATTTTTGATATTTTTTAATAAGGTGCAAAGATTTTGAGTAACAAAGGTTCAAGGTTATTGGCTATGAACTGAAACTGAAAACTGCGACTTTTTTTTTTCTTTTTTGTAAATGTTTTTTATGTATCCAATAACTCTCTTCTTTCAAGAAAAAAGTATAGGTAACCTAGGATGATATGTAAAAATGTATACCCCTAAGGGGTAGTAGTTGTTGTAGTAGAAATAATGGTAGCAGCAATTGCAACTCCTGTTGGAGATGTAATAATTGTAGATTGATATTTTATGCTGTTACTTTTCATTTTTGATTTTTCAAAAGTACAGCTTTTTATAAGAGTTAAAAACTTAAAAGGCTTTTTTACGAATATTTTAATAATTCAAATCTCTATAAATCAATATTGAGTATTTGTTAAAATTGCAGATGTTAAATTGATGTTTTGGTATATTTTGGAATCTATTTTTTGGTGATTTAGTCTAGACAAAAGATTGAAATTTAGGTAAAAACAGCCTGAAAAGTGAGAGAAAGCAGGTTGTATGGCTTAAAAATAATTGTTAAAGCTTTTAAATGAGTTTTGTTGAAATTTTAATTATTGTGATAAAATGTTGCTTTTTAATATTGATTTGTTGAATTTTGGCGTTTAAAATTTAAAATCATCATGAGAGAGATTCATTATATAAGTTCAGAAACGATTACTTTAGAGACGTTACAAGAAATTTTAAGCCAAAATAAAAAACTTGAATTATCGGAGGAAGCAAAAGTAAATGTTCAGAAATGCCGTGATTATTTAGATAAAAAAATGGCATCTCATACTGCACCAATTTACGGAATCAATACAGGTTTCGGATCTTTATATAGTGTAAAAATCTCTAATGAAAATTTATCTAAACTTCAGGAAAACTTAGTGAAATCGCACGCCTGCGGAACAGGAGAGGAAGTTCCAGCGGAAATTGTGAAAATGATGCTTTTACTTAAAATCCAATCTTTAAGTTACGGACATTCTGGAATTCAGTTAATCACATTGCAACGTTTGGTTGACTTTTACAATAATGATATTCTGCCAATTATTTATACGCAAGGTTCACTTGGAGCTTCGGGAGATTTAGCGCCTTTGGCACACTTATCTTTACCTTTAATAGGGGAGGGAATTGTGCTTTTTGAAGGAAAGAAAGTGGCTTCTGCTGAGATTTTAAAACATTTCAACTGGGAACCGATTGTGCTTCAATCAAAAGAAGGTTTGGCTTTGCTGAACGGAACGCAGTTTATGAGTGCGTACGGAGCTCATATTTTAATTAAAGCATATAAATATTCGTATTTGGCCGATTTAATCGGAACCATTTCTTTAGAAGGTTTTGATGGAAGAATTGAGCCATTCAACGAATTGATACATTATATACGTCCACACAAAGGACAAATCGTAACGGCACAAAGAATTACTGAATTCTTAGACGGAAGTGAAATCATCACTCAGGAAAAGAAACACGTTCAAGATCCGTATTCTTTCCGTTGTATGCCACAAGTTCACGGAGCTTCAAAAGATGCGATTGATTATGTTAGAAAAGTATTCAAAACAGAAATCAACTCAGTTACCGATAATCCAAATATATTTATAGAAGCCGATCAGATTATTTCTGGCGGAAATTTCCACGGACAGCCTTTAGCATTGGCTTTAGATTTTATGGCAATTGCTTTGGCCGAATTAGGAAGCATTTCAGAAAGAAGAACGTATCAGTTAATTTCAGGATTGCGCAATCTGCCAGCATTTTTGGTGGATAATCCAGGATTGAATTCAGGTTTAATGATTCCGCAATATACCGCGGCAAGTATTGCCAGTCAGAACAAACAATTGGCAACTCCAGCGAGTATCGACAGTATTGTTTCAAGCAATGGCCAGGAAGATCACGTGAGCATGGGAGCGAATGGTGCTACAAAAGCCTTACGAATTTTAGATAATTTAGAGCGTATTTTGGCAATTGAATTATTAAATGCTTCACAGGCCATTGCTTACAGAGAGCCCCTGAAATCAAGTGATTTCATCGAAATGTTCTTAAGCAGCTACAGAGAAGTGGTGCCTTTGGTAAAAGAAGATAGAATCTTACATAATGACATAGAAAACACGGTTTTATTCCTTTCGAGTTTTCAAATTGAAAACGATTTGTTAACAATGGCTTAACACTGAAACGTGTTATTGAAGGTAATTTTGCACTATCAAAAATAAAACAATGTCAATAAACAGTATTTTCCAATTTTTAGTGCCGAAAGACAAAAAATTCTTTCCACTTTTTGAAGAGGCTTCTAGCAATTTAATTGAATTAGCTTCTAACTTACACGAAGCTGTAAATTTACCATTAAAAGAAAGAGAAATTCTTTTTCAAAAGATTGACGAATTAGAACAAAAAGGAGAAGACATTACGCGTCAGACTAACCTTGAGTTAAGCAGAAACTTTATTACTCCATTTGATAGAGAAGATATTCACACGTTAATTACTTCAATTGACAACGTTGCCGATTACCTTCATGGTGCATCGAGCCGTATGAGATTGTATCAGGTTGATAAGATTACAAAATCTATCAGAAAAATGACAGAGATCAACCTTGAAGCTTGTCAAAACATTGATAGTGCTGTAAAAGAGTTGAGAAACTTACAAAATTTTAAAGTTATTAAAGATGCTTGTGCTAGAATCAACAAACTAGAGAACAAGTCTGATAACGTATATAACAAAGCAGTTTTTGAAATTTTTGAAAACGAAACAGATGCTAAAAATATTATTAAATATAAAGAAGTGTTATCTGTTTTAGAATCAGCAACAGACAAATGTAAGAGTGTTGCGAACATACTAGAATCTATTTCTGTAAAACATTCTTAATTCAATTTTTCAATCTGAAGTTATAATTTTATGACGCTACTTATATTAATTATAGTATTAGCCTTAATTTTTGATTACATCAATGGTTTTCATGATGCGGCAAATGCTATAGCGACTGTTGTTGCAACAAAGGTTTTGACACCTTTTCAGGCGGTTGTCTGGGCAGCATTTTTTAACTTTCTGGCTTATTGGGTTTTTGGATTTGGTGTTGCGGATACTGTTGCGAAAACAGCGCACACAATGGAAATTAACCTGGTTGTTATCCTAGCCGGAGTAATTGCAGCAATCTGTTGGAATTTATTGACTTGGTGGTTAGGAATCCCTTCAAGTTCTTCGCATACATTAATTGGAGGTTTTGCAGGAGCTGCCGTTGCGCACGCTATTGCAGTTCATGGTTTTTCTGGTTATGTTGGAGAAGACGGAGCAACTCACTACTGGTATGAAATTGTAAGCTGGTATAAGGCTGGTAAAGATGGCGGAATGCCCTCGGGAGTCCTCATTATTATTGCTTTTATCGTATTAGCGCCACTTTTAGGAGTTATTGCATCTTACTTAATTTCTATTTGGCTGTTAAATGCTTCACGTAAAAGTATCGGACCAAAAATCTTTACTGTTGCTTTGATGATTGCAACTATTTGGTTTGTTTACGTTCAAATGGTTTCTTATGAAGAAATTGTAGAGCACGGAAAACCTCGTTTTGATTCTCATTTTTGGAGTGTAGTCTTTGACTCTCATAACATTAAATGGTTCTTAGTTGCTTTTATCATTTTAACAGTAAGCGCATTCTGTTTAATATTCAGCAGTTTAAATCTTCATCAAGCCGATGCTGCTTTAAAGAAAATGCAATTATTATCTTCTGCGGCATTTAGTTTAGGCCACGGAGGAAATGATTCTCAAAAAGTAATGGGTATTATTGCGGCTGCGGTTGCGGTATATATCAATACAAACCCAGGAGTTCATATGGATGCTTGGTTAGATGTTGTGCTTCCAAACGATGATGCAGGTATTAAAGGTGTAATGCCAAGCTGGATTCCTTTAGCGTGTTATTCTGCCATTGCAGCAGGAACTTTAAGTGGTGGATGGAAAATTGTGAAAACCATGGGTTCTAAAATCACAAAAGTAAGTTCTTTCGAAGGTGTTGCTGCTGAAACTGCTGGTGCTCTAACGCTTTATTTTACAGAACACTTAAAAATTCCAGTAAGTACAACGCACACTATTACAGGTTCTATCATTGGAGTTGGATTAACAAAACGTGTATCTGCAGTTCGTTGGGGAGTTACCGTAAGTTTAATCTGGGCTTGGATCTTAACTATTCCAATTTCAGCTATTCTAGCAGGTTTGGTTTATTTTATTCTAAGTGTATTTATGTAATAAAATGATTATTGTGAAATGTAAATTTCATTTCTTTTAAATATAAAAAAAGCCGATTTCAATTTGGAATCGGCTTTTTTATTGGCTAAAACTTTTGAAGATTTTTATGATTGTGTTTTCGTTTGTAGTGTGTCTGTTTAAGGTGTTTCTGGTCTTTCGAAATGATGCTTATGGTGCCGTCAATTTCAAGCATAGCGAGTTTAATGTCTGTTAAATGTTCTAAACCGTGTTCGCGAGCGGCTTCTTTTAGTTCTTCGTGCGAAACATCCAATCGGCTTAAAGTTTTAAAATCTAATACGCCATCATGTATTAATATTTCAGGTTTGCCAAGTAGTAAGTCACCAAGAGTTTTGAATCTCTTTGTTAATTTTTTGATGGCAAAGTTTATGACAAACAAAACTAAAGCGGCGATTAAACCTCCAACAAGACTAGTGTCAGGCCCAACCATTGCATTTTGAACAGAATTACTAATCAGTAAAATAAGGATAATGTCGGCCGTGTTTAATTGCGAAAGTTCTTTTTTTCCAAAAATGCGTAGCGCAATGGTCATGAAAAAATAAACAGCAACGCTGCGCACAATAATATCTAAATAAGGAAAATGCATATTTTTTATTTTAAAGTTAAATAAAAAAGCTTTGCCAAGTTTTAAACTTTGGCAAAGCTGCTAAATTATTTATGTAGAATTAAGTTTAAATTAACTTAACTATAGTTTGAAATTCTTTTCAATAGCTCTAATCATTTCTCCTGCCACATCTTTGTTAGTTGCGCCTTCAATTCCTTCAAGACCTGGAGAAGAGTTTACTTCTAGTAATAAAGGGCCTTTAGAAGAACGAATAATATCAACACCTGCTACTTTTAAGTCCATTGCTTTTGCGGCTTTTATAGCGATCTTTTTCTCTTCAGGAGTGATTTTGATAACAGATGCAGTTCCTCCAAGGTGAATATTGGCTCTAAATTCGCCAGGCATCGCCTCGCGCTGAATCGCTGCAACAACTTTTCCGTCAATTACAAAGCAGCGAATATCTTTTCCGTTGGCTTCTTTAATAAATTCCTGAACTAAGATATTGGCATTTAAACTTTTAAAAGCATTGATAACACTTTCTGCTGCTTTTTTGGTTTCGGCCAAAACAACACCTTTTCCTTGTGTTCCTTCTAATAGTTTTACAATTAAAGGCGAGCCTCCAACCATTTTGATAAGATTGTCTGTATCCAACGGAGAATTGGCAAATCCGGTAGTTGGAATATCAATTCCGCTATTTAAAAGCAATTGAAGCGAATATAATTTATCTCTCGATTGTGTAATTGCTGTAGCCGAGTTCAAGCAAAAAACTTTCAAAGCTTCAAACTGGCGCGTTAATGCACATCCGTAAAAAGTAATACTTGGTCGTATTCTCGGAATAATAGCATCAAACTGATTTAATATTTTTCCGCCTCTATAGTGAATTTCTGGGGTTTTGGCGTCCAATTTCATGTAGCATTCCTTAATGTTTAAGAAATGCATTTCGTGGCCGCGCATTTCTCCCGCTTCCATGATTCTTTTGTTGCTGTACAATTCCGGATTACTGGCTAAAAGTCCAATTCGTAAACCAGAAGTTGCTTTTTCAGAATTTTGGTATAATTCTTTTAAAGATTCAGCTGTTGGCTGTCCTAAAAGATATTTTTGTTCAGGATCAACCAAAACCCTTCCGCTCATGGCTTCACGCCCTAAAAGCATTCTAAAACCCATAGAATCGCGATTGGTTAAGGTCATTTCGATTGGCCATTTGGCGTCGCCAATTTTTAAGTTGGTCTGGATC
The Flavobacterium humidisoli DNA segment above includes these coding regions:
- a CDS encoding homoserine kinase, yielding MKEIKLFCPATIANLSCGFDVLGLCLDNAGDEMIVRKVDQKGVRITKIVGADLPLETEKNVSGVAALAMLETLDELDFGFEIEIYKNIKAGSGIGSSAASSAGAVFGINELLGRPYSRKDLVQFAMQGEKLASGNAHADNVAPALLGGFTLVRSYAPLDIIRIDSPEELYATVVHPQIELKTSDARSVLKQNVSLKSAIMQWGNVGGLVAGLYTKDYDLIGRSLHDEIVEPLRSVLIPGFDLIKQTAYENGALGSGISGSGPSIFALSRGKETADQIAKAMSEVYEKMSLPYEIHVSKINPDGVRIL
- a CDS encoding DUF47 domain-containing protein, which gives rise to MSINSIFQFLVPKDKKFFPLFEEASSNLIELASNLHEAVNLPLKEREILFQKIDELEQKGEDITRQTNLELSRNFITPFDREDIHTLITSIDNVADYLHGASSRMRLYQVDKITKSIRKMTEINLEACQNIDSAVKELRNLQNFKVIKDACARINKLENKSDNVYNKAVFEIFENETDAKNIIKYKEVLSVLESATDKCKSVANILESISVKHS
- a CDS encoding inorganic phosphate transporter, translating into MTLLILIIVLALIFDYINGFHDAANAIATVVATKVLTPFQAVVWAAFFNFLAYWVFGFGVADTVAKTAHTMEINLVVILAGVIAAICWNLLTWWLGIPSSSSHTLIGGFAGAAVAHAIAVHGFSGYVGEDGATHYWYEIVSWYKAGKDGGMPSGVLIIIAFIVLAPLLGVIASYLISIWLLNASRKSIGPKIFTVALMIATIWFVYVQMVSYEEIVEHGKPRFDSHFWSVVFDSHNIKWFLVAFIILTVSAFCLIFSSLNLHQADAALKKMQLLSSAAFSLGHGGNDSQKVMGIIAAAVAVYINTNPGVHMDAWLDVVLPNDDAGIKGVMPSWIPLACYSAIAAGTLSGGWKIVKTMGSKITKVSSFEGVAAETAGALTLYFTEHLKIPVSTTHTITGSIIGVGLTKRVSAVRWGVTVSLIWAWILTIPISAILAGLVYFILSVFM
- the thrA gene encoding bifunctional aspartate kinase/homoserine dehydrogenase I, translated to MKVLKFGGTSVANAQNIKLVLEIVNQKAKQDQLVVVVSALSKVTDLLQLAAAKAAANDESFREVVAEIEKKHLDTLKELIPVSEQSSLLSHVKRIINHLETLLDGCFLLGELSPRTADTILSFGELLSSFIIAQAFQQTEKDAVYKDSRELIKTDNNFGKAAVNFEVSNQLIKDYFASNKSKINILPGFIAQTLDGITSTLGRGGSDYTAAIIAGAIDAEQLEIWTDVNGMFTANPKIVKQAQPIANISYQEAMELSHFGAKVLYPPTIQPVLRKNIPILIKNTFEPEAEGTFISSQVSSKDTVVKGISHIDHISLLTLEGPGMIGVAGSSRRLFEVLSQEKINVIFITQASSEHSICIGILNSDADNAEIAINSAFEIEISQNKIDPCYVEKDLCIIALVGENMKNHQGLSGRMFSTLGKNNVNIRAIAQGASERNISTVINERDVKKALNTLHENFFEENTKQLNLFVMGVGNVGEKFIEQIHNQRKFLKDNLKINVRVIALSNSRKMIFDEDGISLKNWDSALAEGETADIEAFIKRAKELNLRNSIFVDITANATVSEAYEKFLKESIAVVTCNKIACSSAYDNYKKLKSLSRQYNAPFLFETNVGAGLPIIDTVKNLIASGDKVHKIQAVLSGSLNFIFNNFDKDNSFHDVVKEAGVQGFTEPDPKIDLSGIDVARKILILIRESGYEMDIDAIANESFLPAECLATTNNEDFFASLIKHAAHFEGIYNEALAKDSRLKYVAQFENGKASVGLQFIPKDHPFYNLEGKDNIVLFYTDRYVDQPLLIKGAGAGAAVTASGIFADVIRIGNV
- the hutH gene encoding histidine ammonia-lyase; translation: MREIHYISSETITLETLQEILSQNKKLELSEEAKVNVQKCRDYLDKKMASHTAPIYGINTGFGSLYSVKISNENLSKLQENLVKSHACGTGEEVPAEIVKMMLLLKIQSLSYGHSGIQLITLQRLVDFYNNDILPIIYTQGSLGASGDLAPLAHLSLPLIGEGIVLFEGKKVASAEILKHFNWEPIVLQSKEGLALLNGTQFMSAYGAHILIKAYKYSYLADLIGTISLEGFDGRIEPFNELIHYIRPHKGQIVTAQRITEFLDGSEIITQEKKHVQDPYSFRCMPQVHGASKDAIDYVRKVFKTEINSVTDNPNIFIEADQIISGGNFHGQPLALALDFMAIALAELGSISERRTYQLISGLRNLPAFLVDNPGLNSGLMIPQYTAASIASQNKQLATPASIDSIVSSNGQEDHVSMGANGATKALRILDNLERILAIELLNASQAIAYREPLKSSDFIEMFLSSYREVVPLVKEDRILHNDIENTVLFLSSFQIENDLLTMA
- the thrC gene encoding threonine synthase produces the protein MKYYSLNHNAPKVSFQEAVIQGLASDKGLYFPESITSLDPSFFDKIESLSHEEIAFEAIKQFVGDEIPAEKLKEIIAETLVFDFPVVKVEDGIYSLELFHGPTMAFKDVGARFMSRCLGYFNKDKKDAKNTVLVATSGDTGGAVASGFLGVDGVDVVILYPSGKVSDIQEKQLTTLGQNIKALEVDGVFDDCQDMVKKAFLDETLAHKNLTSANSINIARWLPQMFYFFFAYKALKSQNKPLVFSCPSGNFGNICAGIMAKKLGLPIEHFVASTNVNDTVPRFLENGKYDPKPSKATISNAMDVGNPSNFIRIQELYNNDLKAFEKDFSSYSYTDEQTLEALKKIYNTNGYIAEPHGAVGYLGLKKELKKHDNAIGVFLETAHPIKFLDVVEPALGITLSIPEQIESVINEEKVSVKIGTYEELKAFLD
- the rimK gene encoding 30S ribosomal protein S6--L-glutamate ligase, whose protein sequence is MLQNKVILGSEEWCSFPELGIPTIKARVDSGAKTSAMHALNIAPFIKNDANWVKFDINPIQNNIKTIIHCEAPLVDKRIVKSSSGFREHRYVIQTNLKIGDAKWPIEMTLTNRDSMGFRMLLGREAMSGRVLVDPEQKYLLGQPTAESLKELYQNSEKATSGLRIGLLASNPELYSNKRIMEAGEMRGHEMHFLNIKECYMKLDAKTPEIHYRGGKILNQFDAIIPRIRPSITFYGCALTRQFEALKVFCLNSATAITQSRDKLYSLQLLLNSGIDIPTTGFANSPLDTDNLIKMVGGSPLIVKLLEGTQGKGVVLAETKKAAESVINAFKSLNANILVQEFIKEANGKDIRCFVIDGKVVAAIQREAMPGEFRANIHLGGTASVIKITPEEKKIAIKAAKAMDLKVAGVDIIRSSKGPLLLEVNSSPGLEGIEGATNKDVAGEMIRAIEKNFKL
- a CDS encoding DUF421 domain-containing protein, coding for MHFPYLDIIVRSVAVYFFMTIALRIFGKKELSQLNTADIILILLISNSVQNAMVGPDTSLVGGLIAALVLFVINFAIKKLTKRFKTLGDLLLGKPEILIHDGVLDFKTLSRLDVSHEELKEAAREHGLEHLTDIKLAMLEIDGTISIISKDQKHLKQTHYKRKHNHKNLQKF